A genomic window from Pseudomonadota bacterium includes:
- the xrt gene encoding exosortase produces MGLGYTIFYCFILLVIGLFPFNFRQSNNALLNQIDGLMLAPPSTVYTLAPPEKLVNINELSVLVELKTDFTQESGYARIISYSLDPENMNFRVAQWEDRLIFELKTADAPRGLHFEVLNIFNNNARKWILISCKGNKIAFYKDGELRKTIETGQIDFANWDKTYPLSVGSESNGKFCWGGSINRIAIYARSFMPEEVMDLYLHPLEVRPLIYYSFTGNQNRLIADQGIGKPSNLSVPEHFTPYKRSTLEKFYKPYGTTWRSYKYHLLDILVNIIGFIPLGFLLASYIVRKKLPLILSILLPTLGGFIVSFTIEILQTYLPGRSSSLNDLICNTIGVLSGSFAFCILHLTFKEDEKTVLARGVKHMAKKLEYHRYIGLIIFTLATLWMFYEPLRELLRFYWDSEYYSHIIIIPLISGFFLYKSRNELFGAPRYSFFVGSIVIAFSISIYILGQTVFVYLNQNDYAALVTFSGIVLWIGAFIFFYGTHSFRKAFFPFFFLLFMVPIPSVIMDKILYVLQTTSSWVTCILFKIAQIPFTKDGFIFVLPNNLYIRIAVECSGIRSSIALLIISVIVNHIYLRKKWNKTVLLAAVFPITVVKNGIRIFVLSLLGIYVDRKFVVSGFLHEAGGIFFYLPALLLFLFVLGYLVKREQKTEK; encoded by the coding sequence ATGGGATTAGGTTATACAATCTTCTATTGTTTTATTTTGTTAGTCATCGGTTTATTTCCGTTTAATTTCCGACAATCCAACAATGCGTTGTTGAATCAGATTGACGGACTTATGCTTGCCCCGCCGAGTACGGTTTATACACTGGCTCCACCTGAAAAGTTGGTCAATATAAATGAACTTTCAGTTTTAGTAGAGTTGAAAACAGATTTTACCCAGGAAAGCGGGTATGCAAGAATTATCAGTTACTCGCTGGATCCTGAAAATATGAATTTTAGGGTGGCTCAATGGGAAGATCGTTTAATTTTTGAATTGAAAACTGCTGATGCTCCCAGGGGACTCCATTTTGAAGTTCTTAACATCTTCAACAATAATGCAAGAAAGTGGATTCTAATAAGTTGCAAGGGCAATAAAATAGCTTTTTATAAAGATGGTGAATTAAGAAAAACGATTGAAACCGGACAAATAGATTTTGCAAATTGGGATAAAACCTATCCACTTTCTGTTGGAAGCGAAAGCAATGGGAAATTTTGCTGGGGTGGAAGTATTAACCGGATTGCCATTTATGCACGCTCATTTATGCCTGAAGAAGTAATGGATTTATATTTGCACCCCTTGGAAGTACGTCCTTTAATTTATTATTCTTTTACCGGAAACCAAAATCGTTTGATTGCCGACCAGGGAATAGGGAAACCTTCTAATTTGTCAGTTCCGGAACATTTCACGCCATACAAAAGAAGCACCCTGGAGAAATTCTATAAGCCCTATGGCACGACATGGCGCAGCTATAAATATCATTTGCTCGACATATTGGTTAATATCATCGGGTTTATTCCTCTGGGATTTTTATTGGCATCATATATTGTACGAAAAAAATTACCGTTGATTCTATCAATATTGCTGCCGACTCTGGGAGGTTTTATTGTTAGTTTTACAATCGAGATATTACAAACATACCTGCCGGGACGTTCTTCCAGCTTGAATGATCTTATATGCAACACTATCGGGGTATTGTCCGGTTCCTTTGCTTTTTGCATCCTTCATTTGACATTCAAGGAAGATGAAAAAACAGTCCTGGCCAGGGGCGTAAAACATATGGCCAAAAAACTGGAATATCACAGGTATATAGGACTCATTATCTTTACCCTTGCGACATTGTGGATGTTTTATGAACCGTTGAGAGAGCTTTTACGTTTCTACTGGGACAGCGAATATTATTCCCATATTATCATCATTCCCCTTATAAGCGGATTTTTTCTTTACAAGAGCAGAAATGAATTATTTGGTGCACCTCGGTATTCTTTTTTTGTTGGGAGTATTGTAATAGCTTTCAGTATTTCTATCTATATTTTGGGGCAAACGGTTTTTGTTTATCTTAACCAGAATGATTATGCAGCACTGGTAACTTTTTCCGGTATTGTTCTCTGGATTGGCGCTTTCATATTTTTTTATGGTACACATTCTTTCAGGAAGGCATTTTTTCCGTTTTTCTTTCTCCTCTTTATGGTACCGATCCCGAGCGTAATTATGGATAAGATTCTTTATGTTTTGCAAACTACTTCAAGTTGGGTAACCTGTATTCTTTTTAAAATTGCCCAGATTCCGTTCACCAAAGATGGATTTATTTTTGTTTTGCCCAATAATTTATATATACGAATAGCGGTTGAGTGCAGCGGAATCCGTTCCTCGATAGCGTTGTTGATAATAAGCGTAATAGTAAATCATATATATTTGAGGAAGAAGTGGAACAAGACCGTGCTCCTTGCTGCTGTATTTCCAATAACAGTTGTCAAAAATGGTATTAGAATTTTTGTTCTCAGCCTGTTAGGAATATATGTGGACCGGAAGTTTGTTGTTTCAGGATTTCTGCACGAGGCAGGCGGTATTTTTTTCTATCTTCCCGCCCTTTTACTTTTTTTGTTTGTTCTCGGTTATCTTGTGAAGCGTGAACAAAAAACTGAAAAATAA
- a CDS encoding VanZ family protein has protein sequence MLIFTGLWPFTFFPENRVTVDSLKGLHLTPPATLYTEAPPEKLSQLREFTFLLRLSSNFSGESGYARILSYSINYSSMNFMLAQWKDRLICRIKTDSNENTIHFEVLEFFKKGTENRLAVVFKNNEFNVYRDGERKKAISLDPMKVFKWNHSYPLVLGSDADGKFCWGGNIYSLSIYDRALSAAEVLEPPVKQPEKLPLIHYSFREIKNSKILDEGKGPPANLTVPRYYIPYKRPFFNIFPTDRVNLRYNLLDIVINILSFMPIGLLISIYLYSKKMAFKIHLLVSFLVGLSVSLLIEFFQAFIPVRDSTMNDVFGNVVGASFGAIIYFFLHVRRIFQQGIIKERTGTRNWQASGISQKSMHFIASIDNRHILFLTLLLISITIIYTPYRTLLGTYMTIDSYIHIIFVPIVCGYLFYEKKEAIFRQFSYDVKIGVPIATAGIGILLIGNKYGRHLNINDYTSIIMLSDAVFWSGSCIILYGLKAFRAALIPLLFLVFLIPIPTLVQNKVATIIQSILSNITSLVFKAINLPFINNGSVFYLQDNLNLDIAYCASRIPLIFALFILAFLVSHIFLATGWKKLVLTFSILPVVLLSNCVNILVLALLGVYMDDRILSLELSSTSMGLFFYIPVLVLFLPILWIFRMSDK, from the coding sequence TTGTTGATTTTCACAGGCTTGTGGCCGTTCACCTTTTTTCCGGAAAACAGGGTGACCGTTGACAGCCTTAAGGGGCTTCACCTTACGCCCCCAGCCACTCTTTACACCGAAGCGCCACCGGAAAAACTATCTCAACTGCGGGAATTTACCTTTCTTTTACGCCTGTCTTCGAATTTTTCCGGTGAGAGCGGCTACGCAAGAATTTTGAGTTATTCTATTAATTATTCATCCATGAACTTTATGCTGGCTCAGTGGAAAGATCGCTTAATTTGCAGAATTAAGACGGATAGCAACGAAAACACTATTCATTTTGAGGTCTTGGAGTTTTTTAAGAAAGGCACTGAAAATCGGCTTGCCGTTGTCTTTAAGAATAATGAATTTAATGTATATCGGGATGGAGAAAGAAAAAAAGCGATTAGTTTAGATCCTATGAAGGTTTTTAAATGGAACCATTCATACCCCCTTGTCCTTGGATCAGATGCCGACGGAAAATTTTGTTGGGGGGGCAATATTTATTCATTAAGCATATATGATCGAGCACTTTCCGCTGCAGAGGTTCTGGAACCTCCGGTAAAGCAGCCTGAGAAACTTCCGTTAATCCATTATTCTTTTCGAGAAATCAAGAACTCGAAGATTTTGGACGAGGGAAAGGGCCCCCCGGCTAACCTGACTGTACCTCGCTATTATATTCCATATAAAAGACCTTTCTTTAATATTTTCCCGACCGACAGGGTCAATTTGAGATACAATTTATTGGATATAGTTATCAATATTTTGAGTTTTATGCCAATCGGTCTTTTGATTTCTATTTATCTTTATTCTAAAAAAATGGCCTTTAAAATTCATCTTTTAGTCTCATTTTTAGTTGGTCTAAGCGTCAGTCTTCTGATTGAGTTTTTCCAGGCATTTATTCCTGTCAGGGATTCAACAATGAATGATGTTTTTGGGAATGTTGTAGGGGCATCTTTTGGAGCGATAATCTATTTCTTTTTACATGTCCGGAGGATTTTTCAGCAAGGCATTATTAAAGAGAGGACAGGAACCAGAAATTGGCAGGCATCTGGCATAAGTCAAAAATCAATGCATTTCATAGCAAGTATAGACAACAGGCACATCCTGTTTCTTACGTTGCTTCTAATTTCAATTACCATTATCTACACACCCTACAGAACATTGTTGGGAACCTATATGACGATAGACTCTTATATACATATAATTTTTGTTCCCATAGTATGTGGGTATTTGTTTTACGAGAAAAAGGAAGCAATTTTTCGCCAATTTTCCTACGATGTGAAGATAGGTGTTCCTATAGCTACTGCAGGAATAGGTATTTTACTAATAGGGAACAAATATGGTAGACACCTCAACATAAACGATTACACGTCAATTATAATGTTATCGGATGCTGTTTTCTGGTCAGGTTCATGTATTATTCTTTATGGATTAAAAGCTTTTCGGGCAGCGTTAATACCCCTTCTTTTTCTTGTTTTTTTGATTCCAATTCCAACTCTGGTGCAAAACAAAGTGGCAACGATAATACAGTCAATCCTCAGCAATATCACGAGTCTGGTTTTTAAGGCCATTAACTTACCGTTTATCAACAATGGATCGGTTTTCTACCTCCAGGATAACCTCAATTTGGATATCGCGTATTGTGCCAGCCGAATCCCGTTGATTTTCGCGCTGTTTATCCTGGCCTTTTTGGTAAGCCATATTTTTCTGGCAACAGGTTGGAAAAAACTTGTTCTAACCTTTTCCATCCTCCCCGTTGTTCTGTTGAGTAATTGTGTCAATATCCTTGTGCTGGCGTTGCTTGGGGTGTATATGGATGATAGGATTCTATCGCTGGAATTGTCGAGCACATCTATGGGTTTATTCTTTTATATCCCAGTATTGGTTTTGTTCCTTCCAATTCTCTGGATTTTCAGAATGTCAGACAAGTAA
- a CDS encoding DUF1574 family protein: MITVILNYFLDTMGIFNPEKGLRKAAKSLLAGNMIAGLGDIDDRKFQELIVDTNKNRVSEIVLGSSRSLQLEKNIMAGKNHDYVFLNHSVPRGTLDDFIAIIGLYMSKKKYIPKTVVLAADPWLFNVNNEIDAWKSLKPFHEYVLRGMYGKKIKDDIDLSSAKNKYKLLINWQYTVKNIISLKRKSMFYITENENINDDIRRPDGSLVYPVSIRLQSDDEGIMKAKAYARGPVHLMENFDKLSNIKLFEDFLNYIADNDSEVIILLIPFHPVAYNLLINNPKYNIMQGAEVYLKNLCSKNNFRILGSYDPEKNNLQNNDFFDGVHMKESGFRKIIPPQKNSTRKKRTEVP, translated from the coding sequence ATGATAACGGTAATACTAAACTATTTCCTTGACACAATGGGTATATTCAATCCTGAAAAAGGTCTGAGAAAAGCAGCTAAAAGCTTGTTGGCCGGGAATATGATTGCGGGACTTGGCGATATTGATGATCGAAAATTTCAGGAGCTTATTGTTGATACCAATAAAAATAGAGTTAGTGAAATTGTGCTTGGTTCATCGCGGAGCTTACAACTCGAAAAGAATATAATGGCAGGAAAAAATCATGATTATGTTTTCTTAAATCATTCTGTGCCAAGAGGAACACTGGATGATTTCATAGCGATTATTGGTTTATATATGAGCAAAAAGAAGTATATCCCAAAAACAGTTGTCCTGGCAGCGGATCCATGGCTATTTAACGTTAACAACGAGATAGATGCATGGAAGTCCTTAAAACCTTTTCATGAGTATGTATTGCGGGGCATGTACGGAAAAAAAATCAAAGATGATATCGACCTGTCATCCGCTAAAAACAAATACAAATTGTTGATAAATTGGCAATATACCGTAAAAAATATAATTTCTCTGAAAAGAAAAAGCATGTTTTATATTACAGAAAATGAAAATATTAATGACGACATCAGAAGACCTGACGGATCCCTGGTATATCCTGTTAGCATAAGACTTCAGAGCGATGATGAAGGGATTATGAAAGCAAAGGCTTATGCAAGGGGGCCGGTTCATCTGATGGAAAACTTTGATAAATTATCGAATATAAAACTTTTCGAAGATTTTTTGAACTATATAGCGGACAATGACAGTGAAGTGATAATACTTCTAATACCCTTTCACCCGGTTGCGTACAATCTTTTAATCAATAATCCGAAATATAACATTATGCAGGGCGCGGAAGTGTATTTGAAAAATCTTTGCAGCAAAAATAATTTCAGAATTTTAGGTTCATATGATCCTGAAAAAAATAACTTGCAGAACAATGATTTTTTCGACGGAGTTCACATGAAAGAATCGGGTTTCAGAAAAATAATACCGCCCCAAAAAAACAGTACACGTAAAAAACGGACTGAAGTCCCGTAA
- a CDS encoding SUMF1/EgtB/PvdO family nonheme iron enzyme, with translation MGVSKPYLTSYQIVSICLFTILLLTVVPAVQGETYIDQLTGMELIRVKGGCYIIGDTFDKGRDDERPNKEVCIDDFYLGKYEVTQIQWATIIGKNPSYFQKDVHQIFCGLRFCVGCPENVCGFIDLSKFPVENVSWDDIQEFLEKINNRTGKDYRLPTEAEWEYAARSGGNKEKWAGTHFELELDKYAWYRDTSGYRTQPVGQMKPNGLGLYDMTGNVWEWVNDWYDADYYKTIKKNNPEGPKTGVYRVMRGGSWFEDPWVIRTSYRNSGFPYLRSTNVGFRLAMSAPKPPPPIEEPPPKKPMEVTILEKGRITLDIHFDFDKWNIKLKYHEEIKRFAEVMKKYPDMKVQIEGHTCIIGGAKYNLRLSQRRADSVRKYLIQKFGIEPSRLTAKGYGLSRPIASNKTAEGRKQNRRIEGVAEYTITKTKPY, from the coding sequence ATGGGAGTATCTAAACCTTATTTAACTTCTTATCAGATTGTTTCTATATGTTTATTCACCATTCTTCTATTGACGGTTGTTCCTGCTGTTCAAGGGGAGACATACATAGATCAGCTTACTGGCATGGAGTTAATCCGTGTAAAAGGTGGATGTTATATTATTGGAGATACTTTTGATAAAGGCAGAGATGATGAAAGGCCTAATAAAGAAGTATGCATTGATGATTTTTATTTGGGTAAGTATGAAGTTACTCAAATACAGTGGGCAACAATCATCGGGAAGAACCCATCCTATTTTCAAAAAGATGTGCACCAAATTTTCTGTGGCCTTAGGTTCTGTGTAGGTTGTCCTGAGAATGTTTGTGGTTTTATTGATCTCAGTAAGTTTCCCGTTGAAAATGTAAGCTGGGATGATATACAGGAATTCTTAGAAAAAATTAATAATAGAACTGGAAAAGACTATCGTTTGCCAACAGAAGCAGAGTGGGAATACGCTGCAAGGAGTGGTGGGAATAAGGAAAAATGGGCAGGGACACACTTTGAACTGGAACTTGATAAATATGCGTGGTATCGAGATACTTCAGGATACAGAACTCAACCTGTGGGGCAGATGAAACCCAATGGGTTGGGGTTATACGACATGACAGGCAATGTCTGGGAGTGGGTTAATGACTGGTACGATGCGGATTATTATAAAACTATAAAAAAGAACAATCCTGAAGGTCCAAAAACAGGGGTATATCGTGTCATGCGTGGCGGTTCCTGGTTTGAGGATCCATGGGTTATACGGACAAGTTACCGCAACAGCGGTTTTCCGTATTTAAGAAGCACTAATGTAGGCTTCCGTCTGGCAATGTCGGCTCCAAAGCCGCCCCCTCCTATTGAAGAGCCGCCACCCAAGAAACCAATGGAAGTTACCATCTTAGAAAAAGGACGGATCACCCTTGATATTCATTTTGATTTTGACAAGTGGAATATTAAACTCAAATACCATGAAGAAATTAAAAGATTTGCCGAAGTCATGAAAAAATACCCTGACATGAAAGTTCAGATAGAAGGTCACACATGTATTATTGGAGGAGCAAAATATAACCTCAGACTCTCTCAAAGAAGGGCTGATAGCGTTCGAAAATATTTAATACAAAAATTTGGCATTGAACCATCACGATTAACCGCTAAGGGCTATGGGCTATCAAGACCAATTGCTTCCAACAAGACTGCGGAAGGGAGAAAACAGAATAGAAGGATTGAAGGGGTTGCAGAATATACGATTACAAAAACGAAGCCTTATTGA
- a CDS encoding nucleotide sugar dehydrogenase: MCMDLIDKINGKSAQIGVIGLGYVGLPLVIEFCLAGFKVTGFDKDLEKVELLKQGKSYIKHIHMSSVRQELSARFTPTSDFSLLAKADCIIICVPTPLNENREPDMTYIFNTTETIAKNLHTEQLVVLESTTYPGTTDEDMRRILEKTGLKAGEDFYLAFSPEREDPNNKDFNLKTTPKVVGGYTPKCLEIALTLYNSIVVKTVPVSSTRAAEATKLIENTYRAVNIALVNELKMLFDRMDIDIWETIEAAKTKPFGFHAFYPGPGLGGHCIPIDPFYLTWKAREYGFSTRFVELAGEINTAMPDFVVTKVIKALNDAGKPVKGTKILLLGLAYKANVDDDRESPSYHLMEKLEEMGAAVSYNDPYIPVIKPIRKYPEFAGRHSVEITGNYDLMLIATPHDMYKNIDFFSFNIPIVDTRNIVHGENRLLYKA; this comes from the coding sequence ATGTGTATGGATTTAATTGATAAAATAAATGGAAAATCTGCCCAGATAGGTGTAATTGGCCTTGGTTATGTGGGGTTGCCCCTTGTAATTGAATTCTGCTTGGCTGGCTTTAAGGTTACCGGTTTTGACAAGGACCTTGAAAAGGTAGAGCTACTTAAGCAGGGTAAGAGCTATATCAAACATATTCATATGTCATCTGTCAGGCAGGAACTGTCAGCCAGATTTACCCCTACATCAGATTTTTCACTCCTTGCAAAGGCTGACTGCATTATCATCTGTGTTCCAACCCCGCTTAATGAAAACAGGGAACCTGACATGACATATATCTTTAATACTACTGAGACTATTGCAAAAAATCTCCATACAGAACAATTAGTGGTACTTGAATCAACAACGTATCCCGGGACTACCGATGAAGATATGAGAAGGATACTCGAGAAGACCGGATTGAAGGCAGGTGAAGATTTTTACCTTGCATTTTCACCGGAACGCGAGGATCCAAACAACAAAGATTTCAACCTTAAAACAACACCAAAAGTTGTTGGAGGATACACACCTAAATGTCTTGAAATTGCTTTGACACTCTACAATTCTATAGTCGTAAAAACCGTACCCGTCTCATCTACAAGGGCTGCCGAAGCAACAAAACTGATTGAAAATACATACAGGGCTGTCAATATTGCCCTTGTCAACGAACTTAAAATGCTTTTTGACAGAATGGATATAGACATTTGGGAGACGATTGAAGCGGCTAAGACAAAACCATTCGGTTTTCATGCCTTCTACCCGGGACCCGGGCTTGGAGGTCACTGTATACCTATAGACCCTTTTTATCTTACGTGGAAAGCAAGAGAATATGGGTTTTCCACCCGTTTTGTGGAACTTGCCGGTGAAATTAATACAGCCATGCCTGATTTTGTTGTTACTAAAGTGATAAAAGCGCTTAACGATGCCGGAAAACCCGTTAAAGGAACGAAAATTTTACTTTTAGGGCTTGCATATAAAGCCAATGTTGATGATGACAGAGAATCTCCTTCTTACCACCTGATGGAAAAGCTTGAAGAAATGGGTGCCGCTGTAAGTTATAACGACCCCTACATACCGGTTATTAAACCCATACGCAAGTATCCGGAGTTCGCCGGCAGGCACTCTGTTGAAATTACCGGTAATTATGATTTGATGCTCATTGCTACCCCTCACGATATGTACAAAAACATAGACTTTTTTTCCTTCAACATCCCCATAGTTGATACGAGAAATATCGTGCATGGGGAAAATAGATTGCTTTACAAAGCGTAG
- a CDS encoding glycosyltransferase: MPKISVIMPCYDQAQYISESIEGVLQQTYNDFELIIVDDCSNDDSLDIIKKYENMDKRIVVIHHEMNKGVGASRNDAMAVSGGEYIAFCDSDDIWKKNKLDIQLAFLEKNQQIGLIHSDSIIINEKSEPTGERFSSIYQKGVKLSGDLFEELCVTNFINIATVVMRQKCLEDAVRFEEDLGSVEDWVYWVRVARKNTIYYIDDVLAKYRVHSRSTRLNRSNVTTKRIRGYKLILETYPDIPRKLRSRMLYLIGADYLSLTDKESAKVFFGRSLKANMFNMKSIVRYLIN, translated from the coding sequence ATGCCAAAAATATCTGTTATTATGCCTTGTTATGATCAAGCTCAATACATTTCGGAGTCCATTGAAGGTGTACTGCAACAAACATATAATGATTTTGAGCTTATTATTGTTGATGATTGCTCTAATGATGACTCCTTGGACATCATAAAAAAATATGAAAACATGGATAAAAGAATTGTAGTCATCCATCACGAAATGAATAAAGGTGTTGGCGCCTCAAGAAACGACGCGATGGCTGTTTCAGGTGGTGAGTATATAGCTTTCTGCGACTCCGATGATATATGGAAAAAAAATAAATTGGATATTCAGCTTGCGTTTCTTGAGAAAAATCAGCAAATCGGGCTAATCCACTCCGATTCAATCATTATTAATGAAAAAAGCGAGCCAACAGGTGAGCGATTCAGTTCTATTTACCAAAAAGGGGTAAAATTGTCAGGTGATTTGTTTGAAGAACTTTGTGTTACAAATTTTATTAATATTGCAACTGTTGTAATGCGTCAAAAATGTTTAGAAGACGCAGTGCGTTTTGAGGAGGACCTGGGGTCTGTTGAAGATTGGGTGTACTGGGTAAGGGTGGCAAGAAAAAATACTATTTATTACATCGATGACGTTCTTGCAAAATATAGGGTACACAGTAGAAGCACGCGGCTCAATAGAAGCAATGTAACCACGAAAAGAATTAGAGGATATAAGCTTATTTTGGAAACGTATCCTGATATCCCCCGCAAATTGAGATCAAGGATGCTCTATTTAATAGGTGCGGATTATCTTTCCTTGACCGACAAGGAATCAGCCAAAGTTTTTTTCGGAAGATCACTAAAAGCAAATATGTTTAACATGAAAAGCATAGTCCGATATTTGATAAACTGA
- a CDS encoding MBOAT family protein — MLFNSYQYIFLFLPLCLIIFLYLNKRNMLVAAKFWLVCASLFFYGWFNFYYVILLVGSVLINYLFSMKLLMRKNYVCFNKKVILALAILLNLVLLAFYKYTNLLINQFAGNDSILKLINIALPIGISFFTFTQIIYLIDSYRGRVSKFGLLDYSLFVTFFPYLVSGPIVYQQEVLPQFEVSEKKNLNYKNLSIGIFLFSIGLFKKAVIGDTLSEWANTGFDIADKLKLIEAWITSLSYTLQLYFDFSGYTDMALGSALMFNIELPINFNSPYKSLNIQDFWRRWHITLSRFLREYIYVPLGGSRVSDVRIIINIMITFLLCGLWHGAGWMFLFWGFFHGAGIVVFRMWRKLNINLPKIIAWCITFNFINIAWVFFRARNFHDALKVIDGMLGMNGVAVPAWLGDKLLFLRIYGVEFQPLLINIEGDRKALFAIIAFFAASVFFRNSNELARDFKSNLLSLVFAVILFCVSMLHLSNYSEFLYFRF, encoded by the coding sequence ATGCTTTTCAATTCATACCAATATATTTTTCTTTTTCTTCCACTGTGTTTAATCATATTTCTTTATCTCAACAAAAGGAATATGCTGGTTGCCGCTAAGTTTTGGCTGGTCTGTGCTTCTCTCTTTTTTTATGGTTGGTTCAATTTTTATTATGTCATATTGTTAGTAGGAAGCGTGTTGATAAATTATCTTTTCAGTATGAAATTATTAATGCGCAAGAACTATGTTTGCTTCAACAAGAAAGTAATCTTAGCCCTGGCAATATTGTTAAACCTTGTCTTACTGGCATTTTATAAATATACGAATCTGTTAATAAATCAGTTCGCAGGTAATGATAGCATACTAAAGCTGATCAATATAGCGCTGCCGATCGGAATAAGTTTTTTTACTTTTACTCAGATTATATACCTTATTGATTCATACAGAGGCAGGGTTTCGAAATTCGGTTTATTGGACTATTCTCTTTTTGTGACATTCTTTCCTTATTTGGTTTCGGGTCCCATAGTTTATCAGCAAGAGGTTTTACCTCAGTTCGAAGTATCTGAAAAAAAGAATCTTAATTATAAAAACCTTTCTATAGGAATTTTTTTATTTTCCATTGGCCTGTTTAAAAAAGCTGTGATCGGTGATACACTTTCCGAATGGGCAAACACCGGATTTGATATAGCCGACAAATTAAAGTTAATAGAAGCCTGGATAACAAGCTTATCTTATACACTTCAGTTATATTTCGATTTTTCGGGATATACCGATATGGCATTGGGAAGCGCCCTCATGTTTAATATCGAGCTTCCGATAAATTTTAACAGTCCCTACAAATCTCTTAATATTCAGGATTTTTGGAGGCGCTGGCATATTACGCTCAGCAGGTTTTTGAGAGAATATATTTATGTGCCGCTGGGCGGTAGCCGTGTGTCGGATGTGAGAATAATAATTAACATTATGATTACTTTTCTGTTGTGCGGCCTCTGGCATGGTGCCGGCTGGATGTTTCTCTTCTGGGGTTTTTTTCATGGCGCAGGAATTGTTGTATTCAGAATGTGGAGGAAACTTAACATCAATCTGCCGAAAATAATAGCCTGGTGCATTACTTTTAATTTTATAAATATTGCATGGGTTTTTTTCAGAGCAAGAAATTTTCATGATGCTCTCAAAGTGATAGATGGAATGCTTGGCATGAACGGAGTGGCGGTACCGGCATGGCTTGGGGACAAGCTGTTATTTTTGCGCATTTATGGCGTAGAATTCCAACCTCTTTTGATAAATATCGAGGGCGACCGGAAGGCATTGTTCGCTATTATAGCCTTTTTCGCGGCCTCAGTTTTTTTCAGAAATTCTAACGAATTGGCACGAGACTTTAAAAGTAACTTGTTGTCGCTTGTCTTTGCGGTTATTTTATTTTGTGTATCAATGTTACATTTAAGCAACTATTCGGAGTTTCTTTATTTCAGGTTTTAG